Proteins encoded together in one Flavobacteriales bacterium window:
- a CDS encoding GNAT family N-acetyltransferase, whose translation MQNGAGLIGVGTIYPEKHKGIKGPRPFRLRGMATHPDHRGRGAGGLIVRYAIEELRKLDCTLVWCNARIKAVPFYEREGFQVHGEAFELPVIGMHYVMWRKI comes from the coding sequence GTGCAGAACGGAGCCGGTTTGATCGGCGTAGGAACCATTTACCCGGAGAAGCACAAAGGCATTAAAGGGCCTCGTCCCTTCCGCTTGCGCGGCATGGCCACGCATCCCGACCATCGTGGCCGCGGCGCCGGCGGCCTCATCGTTCGGTACGCCATCGAGGAACTGCGCAAGCTCGATTGCACGCTGGTATGGTGCAACGCGCGGATCAAGGCCGTGCCCTTCTATGAGCGCGAAGGCTTCCAGGTGCACGGCGAGGCATTCGAGCTGCCGGTGATCGGCATGCACTACGTGATGTGGAGGAAGATCTGA
- a CDS encoding MerR family transcriptional regulator, producing MRFQIRDLEQFTGVKAHTIRVWERRYGLLKPDRTDTNIRTYDIDELKTILNVAYLNQKGHKISKIAAMPVAERDRAVRQAALQDHDSLGIINTLVMAMLSFDEPLFEGTCDAYAAQHGFRALVEDVLVKLLERIGLLWQSNTICPAQEHFVSNLVRQRLITETSKLPLSNSHPIDVLYLPEDEIHELGLLYLNHLLRAAGHRTIYLGQSVPSNDLLQVAGLYHGPIRFITLLVVRPTADDAPAYLRALRASMPDPRITFMAAGMPLRGVEASAVPEGMQLFPDLGALISTVAPR from the coding sequence ATGCGATTCCAGATCCGTGATCTGGAGCAGTTCACCGGGGTGAAGGCGCACACCATCCGGGTTTGGGAACGGCGATACGGCCTGCTGAAGCCCGATCGCACCGACACCAACATCCGCACGTACGACATCGATGAGCTGAAGACGATCCTCAATGTGGCCTACCTCAATCAGAAGGGCCATAAGATCTCCAAGATCGCCGCCATGCCCGTGGCAGAGCGCGACCGGGCAGTGCGCCAAGCCGCCTTACAGGACCATGATTCCTTGGGCATCATCAACACGCTGGTGATGGCGATGCTCTCATTCGATGAGCCGCTGTTCGAGGGCACCTGCGATGCCTATGCGGCGCAGCATGGCTTCCGTGCGCTCGTCGAGGACGTGCTCGTGAAGCTCCTGGAGCGCATCGGCCTGCTTTGGCAGAGCAATACGATCTGCCCGGCACAGGAGCATTTCGTGAGCAATCTGGTGCGGCAACGGCTGATCACCGAGACATCGAAGCTCCCGTTGAGCAACAGCCATCCGATCGATGTTCTTTACCTGCCGGAGGATGAGATCCATGAATTGGGCCTTCTCTACTTGAATCACCTGTTGCGCGCCGCTGGCCATCGAACCATCTATTTGGGCCAGAGCGTCCCCAGCAATGACCTGCTCCAGGTGGCGGGCCTTTACCACGGTCCCATCCGATTCATCACCCTTCTCGTGGTTCGGCCAACGGCCGATGATGCGCCAGCGTACCTGCGCGCGCTTCGCGCAAGCATGCCCGACCCGCGGATCACGTTCATGGCCGCAGGCATGCCCTTGCGTGGGGTCGAGGCCTCCGCGGTGCCGGAAGGCATGCAGCTCTTCCCTGACCTGGGAGCGCTCATTTCTACGGTGGCCCCTCGCTAG
- a CDS encoding DUF4397 domain-containing protein, which yields MNLFPTLRTALIAPSLGLALWASAQTARLQVIHNCADLNAAVVDVYVNGNLAVPDFGFRTATPFIDLPSGVDLEVAIAPGNSSSAGDALFTQTFNLADGETYIAVASGTLGLGGYNPATPFTIEVFAGARETAQGPGTDVLALHGATDAPMVDVFESAVVSTTIIDDFSYSDFAGYLELPTLDFTLQVRTADNSTIVAAYAAPLQTLGLQGAALTVLASGFLNPAANSNGPAFGLWVALPRGGALVELPAATIPTARIQAIHNSADAAASEVDVYLNGALFVDDFAFRTATPFVDVQAGVDLTLSIAPGNSTSVADAIADFNYNLPAGETFILVANGIVSASGYNPATPFDILVFPGARETAQGPGTDVLALHGATDAPMVDVFESAVVSTTIIDDFSYSDFAGYLELPTLDFTLQVRTADNSTIVAAYAAPLQTLGLQGAALTVLASGFLNPAANSNGPAFGLWVALPSGGALVELPAATIPTARIQAIHNSADAAASEVDVYLNGALLVDDFAFRTATPFVDVQAGVDLTLSIAPGNSTSVADAIADFNYNLPAGETFILVANGIVSASGYNPATPFDIYVYPGARETAQGAGTDVLVFHGCTDAPTVDVFESAVVSTTIVNDLSYGEFDGYLELPTLDFTLQVQTADGATTVASYAAPLQTLGLQGAALTVLASGFLNPANNSNGPAFGLWVALASGGSLVELPIATSVSEEGPIASATAWPNPANDRLMLDVDALRDANLEVDLIDATGRTARLMSSTALNSGRTQLNLDLSGMANGSYTLTLRSDGGSVNVPVVIAR from the coding sequence ATGAATCTCTTCCCTACCCTTCGAACCGCCCTGATCGCTCCGAGCCTCGGCTTGGCACTCTGGGCATCCGCGCAAACAGCGCGATTACAAGTGATCCACAATTGCGCCGACCTGAATGCGGCCGTAGTGGATGTTTATGTGAACGGAAACCTGGCGGTGCCCGATTTCGGTTTCCGCACTGCCACCCCATTCATCGACCTTCCGTCTGGGGTCGATCTGGAAGTGGCCATCGCCCCGGGCAATAGTTCAAGCGCAGGTGATGCGTTATTCACGCAAACCTTCAACTTGGCTGACGGAGAGACTTACATCGCCGTGGCAAGCGGCACCTTGGGCCTAGGCGGCTACAACCCCGCCACCCCATTCACCATCGAGGTCTTCGCTGGTGCTCGCGAAACCGCCCAAGGGCCCGGCACCGACGTGCTGGCCCTGCACGGAGCCACTGACGCTCCCATGGTTGACGTGTTCGAGAGCGCCGTGGTGAGCACCACCATCATCGACGACTTCAGCTACAGTGATTTCGCAGGTTACCTCGAACTGCCCACGCTCGACTTCACCCTGCAAGTGCGCACGGCTGACAACAGCACCATCGTGGCTGCCTATGCCGCCCCTTTGCAGACCCTCGGCCTCCAAGGCGCAGCGCTCACCGTGCTCGCCAGCGGATTCCTGAATCCCGCAGCCAACAGCAACGGACCTGCCTTCGGTCTTTGGGTGGCCCTGCCCCGCGGCGGAGCCCTGGTTGAACTGCCTGCAGCCACCATTCCCACCGCTCGTATCCAGGCCATCCATAACAGCGCCGATGCTGCCGCCAGCGAAGTGGACGTGTATCTCAACGGCGCACTGTTTGTTGATGACTTCGCCTTCCGCACCGCCACGCCCTTCGTTGATGTGCAGGCCGGCGTTGACCTCACCCTCAGCATCGCTCCGGGCAACAGCACCAGCGTGGCCGATGCCATCGCCGATTTCAATTACAACCTGCCTGCCGGTGAGACCTTCATCCTGGTGGCCAACGGCATCGTGAGCGCTAGCGGCTACAATCCCGCCACGCCCTTCGACATCCTTGTTTTCCCGGGTGCTCGCGAAACCGCCCAAGGGCCCGGCACCGACGTGCTGGCCCTGCACGGAGCCACTGACGCTCCCATGGTTGACGTGTTCGAGAGCGCCGTGGTGAGCACCACCATCATCGACGACTTCAGCTACAGTGATTTCGCAGGTTACCTCGAACTGCCCACGCTCGACTTCACCCTGCAAGTGCGCACGGCTGACAACAGCACCATCGTAGCTGCCTATGCCGCCCCTTTGCAGACCCTCGGCCTCCAAGGCGCAGCGCTCACCGTGCTCGCCAGCGGATTCCTGAATCCCGCAGCCAACAGCAACGGACCTGCCTTCGGTCTTTGGGTGGCCCTGCCCAGCGGCGGAGCCCTCGTTGAATTGCCTGCAGCCACCATTCCCACCGCTCGTATCCAGGCCATCCATAACAGCGCCGATGCCGCCGCCAGCGAAGTGGACGTGTACCTCAACGGCGCACTGCTTGTTGATGACTTCGCCTTCCGCACCGCCACGCCCTTCGTTGATGTGCAGGCCGGCGTTGACCTCACCCTCAGCATCGCTCCGGGCAACAGCACCAGCGTGGCCGATGCCATCGCCGATTTCAATTACAACCTGCCTGCCGGTGAGACCTTCATCCTGGTGGCCAACGGCATCGTGAGCGCTAGCGGCTACAATCCCGCCACGCCCTTCGACATATATGTTTACCCCGGTGCCCGCGAAACTGCCCAAGGCGCTGGCACCGATGTGCTCGTTTTCCACGGCTGCACCGATGCGCCCACGGTTGACGTGTTCGAGAGCGCTGTGGTGAGCACCACCATCGTGAATGACCTCTCCTACGGTGAATTCGATGGCTATCTGGAACTGCCCACGCTCGATTTCACCCTGCAGGTGCAAACGGCTGATGGCGCAACGACCGTGGCCTCTTATGCCGCTCCGCTTCAGACACTCGGCTTGCAAGGCGCCGCCCTCACCGTGCTCGCCAGCGGATTCCTGAACCCTGCGAACAACAGCAACGGTCCAGCCTTCGGTCTCTGGGTGGCCTTGGCCAGTGGCGGCAGCTTGGTGGAATTGCCCATCGCAACAAGCGTTTCGGAGGAAGGCCCCATCGCGTCTGCTACGGCATGGCCCAATCCGGCCAACGACCGGCTCATGCTTGATGTGGACGCCTTGCGCGATGCCAACCTTGAAGTGGACCTGATCGACGCCACCGGCCGCACTGCACGCCTGATGAGCAGCACGGCCCTGAACAGCGGTCGCACTCAGTTGAACTTGGACCTGAGCGGCATGGCCAATGGAAGCTACACGCTCACGCTTCGGAGCGACGGCGGCTCAGTGAACGTACCGGTCGTGATCGCGCGCTAA
- a CDS encoding OmpA family protein has product MAKRIATLLLAFLIAASGLLLAQDPADAKRLQDLLKRAEKAERAGSTQFVHAETLYEEALALAPESAEANARMGLCQLNGPHRHKALLYLEKAASIDPLFPRLQFLLGFALQLNARWDEATVAFQRHKSQNPFQDPDPLYNTADDHITQCRNGKALQARAVRAEVMNMGAVINSPHADYGAAITADGEQLYFTSRRPTSAADKVNRVNGDHFEDVYMSRKSASGWSAAQRLPEPVNTPGNDASVGLFNDGRTMLIYRDQDGTGDLFECKRTGSAWSVPDPLGPTVNTPQHESSAWYSFDRQWLYFVSERPDDNVGGQDIYRSRWDAATGDWGAAENLGPTVNTIHDEEGVFVHPDGRTIYFSSKGHNSMGGYDVFRTRLENGRWTKPENLGWPVNSPDDDLFFVLSADGKHGFLSSFRADGLGEDDLYAVDFLAEEAIGEPVASASGAPIAPASSTAVLVKGKILSLRFLNGMEADIELLDLSDASLVARFKSDGETGEYMVAVPGGKEYAMYVKANGHLVHSQRITVPERSAAQLDWDVNLEPLAAGSSSTMRNLFFAVNSAVLEEASRTELNQLVELLTVNPGLRIEVGGHTDADGSEEHNQKLSEERANNVRDHLIGKGIAADRLVAKGHGASKPVAPNDSEATKALNRRTEITVL; this is encoded by the coding sequence ATGGCCAAGCGCATCGCCACGCTCCTCCTTGCCTTCCTGATCGCTGCTAGCGGATTGCTGCTGGCCCAGGATCCGGCCGATGCCAAGCGCTTGCAGGACCTGCTCAAGCGCGCCGAGAAGGCTGAGCGCGCGGGCAGCACCCAATTCGTGCATGCCGAGACCTTGTATGAGGAAGCCCTGGCCTTGGCTCCAGAGAGCGCTGAGGCCAATGCCCGCATGGGCCTCTGCCAACTGAATGGGCCGCACCGCCACAAAGCGCTGCTATACCTTGAGAAGGCCGCTTCCATCGATCCGCTGTTCCCCCGATTGCAGTTCCTGCTCGGGTTCGCGCTGCAGTTGAATGCCCGTTGGGATGAAGCCACTGTTGCTTTCCAACGGCACAAATCGCAGAATCCTTTCCAGGATCCCGACCCGTTGTACAACACCGCCGACGATCATATCACCCAGTGCCGCAATGGCAAGGCGCTGCAGGCACGGGCCGTTCGAGCTGAGGTGATGAACATGGGCGCGGTGATCAACAGCCCGCACGCGGACTATGGCGCGGCCATCACCGCCGATGGTGAGCAGCTCTATTTCACATCGCGCCGGCCGACAAGCGCCGCTGACAAGGTGAACCGGGTCAACGGCGACCACTTCGAGGATGTGTACATGAGCCGGAAGAGCGCATCGGGATGGAGCGCCGCGCAACGATTGCCGGAGCCGGTGAACACACCGGGCAATGATGCGAGCGTGGGCCTCTTCAACGATGGCCGCACGATGCTCATTTACCGCGATCAGGACGGCACAGGCGACCTGTTCGAATGCAAGCGCACCGGCAGCGCCTGGAGCGTCCCCGATCCGCTGGGGCCGACCGTGAACACGCCTCAGCACGAGAGCAGCGCTTGGTACAGCTTCGATCGCCAATGGCTGTACTTCGTGAGCGAGCGGCCTGATGACAATGTGGGCGGTCAGGATATCTACCGCAGTCGTTGGGATGCGGCCACAGGTGATTGGGGCGCCGCCGAGAACCTCGGTCCCACGGTGAATACGATCCATGATGAGGAAGGCGTCTTCGTTCACCCGGATGGCAGGACGATCTACTTCAGCAGCAAGGGGCACAACAGCATGGGCGGTTACGATGTGTTCCGCACGCGTTTGGAGAACGGCCGTTGGACCAAGCCCGAGAACCTGGGATGGCCCGTGAACTCGCCCGACGATGACCTCTTCTTCGTGCTCAGCGCCGATGGGAAGCATGGCTTCCTCAGTTCATTCCGTGCCGACGGCTTGGGAGAAGACGATCTCTACGCGGTGGACTTCTTGGCGGAGGAAGCCATAGGTGAGCCGGTTGCCAGCGCAAGCGGTGCCCCGATCGCACCAGCATCATCCACCGCCGTGCTGGTCAAGGGCAAGATCCTATCGCTCCGTTTCCTTAACGGCATGGAGGCCGATATTGAGCTGCTCGACCTCTCCGATGCTTCGCTGGTGGCGCGCTTCAAGAGCGATGGCGAGACGGGCGAGTACATGGTGGCCGTTCCCGGCGGGAAGGAGTACGCCATGTACGTGAAGGCTAACGGCCACCTGGTGCACAGCCAGCGGATCACCGTGCCTGAGCGCAGCGCCGCACAGCTCGATTGGGATGTGAACCTGGAGCCGCTCGCCGCTGGAAGCAGCAGCACCATGCGCAACCTTTTCTTCGCTGTGAACAGCGCGGTGCTCGAAGAGGCCTCACGCACGGAGCTCAACCAGCTGGTCGAGCTGCTCACTGTCAATCCTGGCTTGCGCATCGAAGTGGGCGGCCACACCGATGCGGACGGCAGCGAGGAGCACAATCAGAAGCTCTCGGAGGAGCGGGCCAATAATGTGCGCGATCATCTCATCGGCAAGGGCATTGCGGCCGACCGGCTGGTGGCCAAGGGCCATGGAGCGTCGAAGCCAGTGGCTCCGAACGACTCGGAAGCGACCAAGGCGCTCAACCGCCGCACGGAGATCACCGTGCTCTGA
- a CDS encoding CotH kinase family protein translates to MLYRPLVLLVSATLLSCSASAQVVINEVSAANWSGPTDNFGEREDWIELYNSGGAAADLSGWYLSDSQNNNTKYQIAPGTTIPAGGRLVVWCSGRGTTAAPLHTNFKITQAAGERAVLSNASGTIVDNFQIVNTTQADHSWGRTTDGAAAWSLFLTPTPNAANAGASPSYYAATPTMSQPSGYHGTPINVAITAPGAGITIRYTTDGSTPTAASTAYAGPVAINTTTVLRARAFSSAAGVPPSFVETNTYFINQTHTLPILSCSGDQVTTLLNGNGGIEPEGIMEYFGANGVLRDKTGCTFDEHGQDSWAYQHRGFDFVARDQFGQNDGIHYPIFRTKDRDHFQRLIVKASAGDNYDYGPGQPAHIRDQYVQALSQVGDLRVDERSYEPAVVYINGQYWGVYDVREKVDDHDYTNYYYGQGEYDLQFIKTWGGTWSEYGGAQAQTDWDALVAYIMGNDMGVQANFDYVDTQLNWKSLIDYFCLNSYTVCADWLNWNTGWWRGSNPTGEHKKWGYILWDMDATFGHYTNFTGIPDQTANADPCAVEDLPNPGGQGHTDILEKLLAENEMVHDYYINRYIDLGNTLFNCDFMLPFLDSLVANIAPEMPGQVARWNGTLAGWQNNVQTLRTFIETRCVTIQQGLIDCYTLAGPFQVTFNVDPPLSGEIQVNSIVLPDYPFTGTYYGGINTTLAPIPETGWVFSHWEIFGADALTPSTTDSLVRVNFTDADSIVAHFIPPTRYDVMLDVVPANSGSITFDGTTYTSFPTVASVGEDVDVPFNINPALYYDFLYWDFKNDTVNTYLPGDSLTKSQVARYLTTDTVIAYLKPQDYVFYIANAFTPNGDGYNDSFKPIINVVDLATYELNIFDRWGGIIWSSNDPWAEWDGQASGKEVPSGVYAWQAYAVDAIKKDRYELFGHVTIVR, encoded by the coding sequence ATGCTATATCGCCCTCTGGTCCTTCTGGTATCCGCCACGCTCCTTTCATGCAGCGCATCGGCACAAGTAGTGATCAACGAAGTGAGCGCGGCCAACTGGAGCGGCCCCACGGACAATTTCGGCGAACGTGAGGATTGGATTGAATTGTACAACAGCGGCGGCGCGGCTGCAGACCTGAGTGGTTGGTACCTGAGCGATAGCCAGAACAACAACACCAAGTACCAGATAGCGCCCGGAACCACCATACCAGCTGGAGGCCGGCTGGTGGTCTGGTGCAGCGGGCGCGGCACCACTGCAGCTCCGTTGCATACGAACTTCAAGATCACACAGGCCGCTGGCGAACGCGCTGTCCTGAGCAACGCATCTGGAACCATCGTGGACAATTTCCAGATCGTCAACACCACGCAGGCCGACCACAGCTGGGGCCGCACGACCGATGGAGCAGCTGCTTGGAGCCTCTTCCTCACGCCCACCCCGAATGCTGCCAATGCCGGCGCCAGCCCATCCTATTACGCGGCAACACCCACCATGAGCCAGCCTTCGGGCTACCATGGCACACCGATCAACGTGGCCATCACCGCACCGGGCGCTGGGATCACCATTCGTTACACCACCGACGGCAGCACGCCCACTGCCGCCAGCACGGCCTACGCTGGCCCTGTCGCCATCAACACCACCACGGTGCTGCGGGCACGGGCCTTCAGCTCTGCCGCAGGGGTTCCACCGAGCTTCGTGGAGACCAACACCTATTTCATCAACCAGACCCATACCCTGCCCATCCTCAGCTGCAGCGGTGATCAGGTGACCACGCTCCTTAATGGCAACGGTGGCATCGAGCCCGAGGGCATCATGGAGTATTTCGGCGCCAATGGCGTGCTGCGTGATAAGACCGGATGCACTTTCGATGAGCACGGACAAGACAGCTGGGCCTATCAGCATCGCGGCTTCGACTTCGTGGCGCGCGACCAATTCGGGCAGAACGATGGCATCCATTATCCGATCTTCCGCACCAAGGACCGCGATCATTTCCAACGCCTGATCGTCAAGGCATCGGCTGGAGACAACTACGACTACGGACCTGGTCAGCCGGCCCATATCCGCGACCAGTACGTGCAGGCCCTCAGCCAGGTCGGGGATCTCCGCGTGGACGAGCGCAGCTATGAGCCCGCTGTGGTGTACATCAACGGCCAGTATTGGGGCGTTTACGATGTGCGCGAGAAGGTCGATGACCACGACTACACGAACTACTACTATGGCCAAGGAGAGTACGACCTCCAGTTCATAAAGACCTGGGGCGGAACCTGGAGCGAATACGGGGGGGCGCAGGCCCAAACGGACTGGGATGCCTTGGTGGCCTACATCATGGGCAATGACATGGGCGTGCAGGCGAACTTCGACTATGTGGACACCCAACTCAATTGGAAGAGCCTCATCGACTACTTCTGCTTGAACAGCTACACGGTATGCGCCGATTGGCTCAATTGGAACACGGGCTGGTGGCGCGGATCGAACCCAACGGGTGAGCACAAGAAGTGGGGATATATCCTTTGGGACATGGATGCCACTTTCGGCCACTACACGAATTTCACCGGGATTCCAGACCAAACCGCGAACGCAGACCCATGCGCTGTGGAGGATCTGCCCAACCCGGGCGGGCAAGGCCATACGGACATCCTAGAGAAGCTGCTGGCGGAGAATGAGATGGTGCATGATTATTACATCAACCGCTACATCGATCTCGGCAACACGCTCTTCAACTGCGACTTCATGCTGCCCTTCCTCGACAGCCTGGTCGCCAACATCGCTCCGGAAATGCCGGGCCAAGTGGCGCGGTGGAACGGCACCTTGGCGGGCTGGCAGAACAACGTGCAGACCTTGCGCACATTCATCGAGACCCGCTGCGTCACCATCCAGCAAGGGCTCATCGATTGCTATACCCTGGCCGGCCCATTCCAGGTCACCTTCAATGTGGACCCTCCATTGAGCGGAGAGATCCAGGTGAACAGCATCGTGCTGCCCGATTACCCGTTCACGGGCACGTACTACGGGGGCATCAATACCACGCTGGCCCCTATTCCCGAAACCGGTTGGGTCTTCAGCCATTGGGAGATTTTCGGCGCTGATGCGCTCACGCCGAGCACCACCGATTCATTGGTGCGGGTCAACTTCACCGATGCCGACAGCATCGTGGCGCACTTCATCCCCCCTACCCGCTACGATGTGATGCTCGATGTCGTGCCCGCCAATTCCGGCAGCATCACCTTCGATGGAACCACCTACACCAGCTTCCCAACCGTGGCTTCCGTGGGCGAGGATGTCGATGTGCCGTTCAACATCAACCCGGCGCTCTACTACGATTTCCTCTATTGGGACTTCAAGAACGATACCGTGAACACCTACCTGCCCGGTGATTCGCTCACCAAATCGCAGGTGGCGCGCTACCTCACCACCGATACGGTGATCGCTTATTTGAAGCCGCAGGACTATGTGTTCTACATCGCTAACGCCTTCACCCCGAACGGCGATGGCTACAACGACTCTTTCAAGCCCATCATCAACGTAGTGGATCTTGCCACCTACGAGCTGAACATCTTCGACCGTTGGGGCGGCATCATCTGGTCCAGTAACGATCCGTGGGCCGAATGGGATGGTCAGGCCAGTGGCAAGGAAGTGCCGAGCGGGGTTTATGCTTGGCAGGCCTATGCCGTGGATGCGATCAAGAAAGACCGCTATGAGCTCTTCGGCCACGTGACCATTGTGCGTTAG
- a CDS encoding M42 family metallopeptidase, protein MAKKKQGKQKKEAKSLLTEDSLAFLERYLNNPSPTGFESEGQKLWLQYIKPYVDAHLVDPYGSVVGIINPEAKWKVVIEAHADEISWFVHYITKEGFIYVKRNGGSDHMIAPSKRVNIHTDKGIVKAVFGWPAIHVRTAKNDPVPTTENIFLDCGCESKDEVEKLGVHVGCVVTFEDEFMVLNGRHFTGRALDNRMGGFMIAEVARLLREERAKLPFGLYITNSVQEEVGLRGAEMIVERIKPDVAIVTDVTHDTQTPMMSKVQSGDIACGKGPVLSYAPAVHNSVLRHIVKTAEAEKIPFQRLAASRATGTDTDAFAYGGAGVPSALISLPLRYMHTTVETVSRADVENVIRLIHASVKGLKPGQDLRYFK, encoded by the coding sequence ATGGCCAAGAAGAAGCAAGGCAAGCAGAAGAAGGAGGCGAAGAGCCTGCTCACCGAAGATTCACTCGCGTTCCTGGAGCGCTACCTCAATAACCCCTCGCCCACCGGCTTCGAGAGCGAAGGGCAGAAGCTCTGGCTCCAGTACATCAAGCCGTACGTGGACGCGCATCTGGTGGACCCTTACGGCTCCGTGGTTGGCATCATCAATCCGGAAGCGAAATGGAAGGTGGTGATCGAGGCCCATGCCGACGAGATCAGCTGGTTCGTGCATTACATCACCAAGGAGGGCTTCATCTACGTGAAGCGAAACGGGGGCAGCGACCACATGATCGCGCCGAGCAAGCGCGTGAACATCCATACGGACAAGGGCATCGTGAAAGCGGTGTTCGGCTGGCCCGCGATCCATGTGCGAACGGCGAAGAATGACCCGGTGCCCACCACCGAGAACATCTTCCTGGATTGCGGCTGCGAAAGCAAGGACGAGGTGGAGAAGCTAGGCGTGCATGTGGGCTGCGTGGTCACCTTCGAGGATGAATTCATGGTGCTCAACGGCCGGCACTTCACAGGGCGCGCGCTCGATAACCGGATGGGCGGCTTCATGATCGCCGAGGTTGCGCGGCTGCTCAGGGAGGAGCGCGCCAAGCTGCCCTTCGGGCTCTACATCACCAACAGCGTGCAAGAGGAAGTTGGGCTCCGCGGCGCGGAGATGATCGTGGAGCGCATCAAGCCCGATGTGGCCATCGTAACCGATGTCACGCACGACACGCAGACGCCCATGATGAGCAAGGTGCAGAGCGGCGACATCGCTTGCGGCAAAGGACCGGTGCTCAGCTATGCGCCTGCCGTGCACAACAGCGTGCTCCGCCACATCGTGAAGACCGCCGAGGCCGAGAAGATCCCCTTCCAGCGCTTGGCCGCCAGTCGCGCCACCGGCACGGATACCGATGCCTTCGCATACGGTGGCGCGGGCGTGCCCAGCGCATTGATCAGCCTTCCGCTCCGATACATGCACACCACCGTCGAGACCGTGAGCCGCGCGGACGTGGAGAACGTGATCCGGCTGATCCACGCCAGCGTGAAGGGCCTGAAGCCTGGGCAGGACCTGCGCTATTTCAAATAA
- a CDS encoding glycosyltransferase family 39 protein — MSPLRCIGRSGPLAGFKAMLFAENNPPLHFLITRWWSQLVPFEAAWLRVPSAVLSAMAVLPLHLIGRKLGGDRTALITAMLFSLSNYHYSYAHEVRAYALFTLLACWSLWLVVRRMGDAQVGWLALLQLALLNAVMVYTHYFGWLMVGVQGLCIVLVPGLRAWRGAFVVGNVITAVLFAPLVLVFLKRAGHSLGEGTWLTHPVPEELYNMVWKWSNAPVVAAASIILIVAGIARRQRGDAGLRLAIIWGLVPLIGLFMLSQFKPMFLDRYLVFSAPGFALLVALCIQASRLPQLAANLTGAALVVAMAVTFSPWKKGLYQPSRVAAQVDAWCGSDCHVEVVPPWYWLNLKAGQGIAELRQDQAHLLEARVLVPDPVQARALGPYVLVDASGNDESAWVRDALRQAYDTMQFAEPDHRLRVFLFSESQQAVPN, encoded by the coding sequence ATGAGCCCTTTACGGTGTATTGGTCGCAGCGGCCCATTGGCCGGGTTCAAGGCCATGCTCTTCGCGGAGAACAACCCGCCTCTGCATTTCCTGATCACTCGGTGGTGGAGCCAACTCGTTCCTTTCGAGGCGGCCTGGCTCAGGGTGCCCTCGGCCGTCTTAAGCGCCATGGCGGTCTTGCCGCTCCATCTCATCGGTCGGAAGCTCGGCGGCGACCGCACGGCGCTCATCACGGCAATGCTCTTCAGCTTGAGCAACTACCACTACAGCTATGCGCATGAGGTGCGCGCCTATGCGCTCTTCACGCTGCTGGCGTGCTGGAGCCTTTGGCTCGTGGTGCGCCGCATGGGCGATGCGCAAGTGGGCTGGCTGGCGCTCTTGCAACTGGCATTGTTGAATGCCGTGATGGTCTACACGCATTACTTCGGCTGGCTGATGGTGGGCGTTCAGGGCCTCTGCATCGTGCTGGTTCCCGGCCTTCGTGCATGGCGCGGCGCTTTCGTGGTGGGCAATGTGATCACCGCGGTGCTCTTCGCGCCGCTGGTGCTGGTGTTCCTGAAGCGTGCTGGCCATAGCCTTGGCGAAGGCACTTGGCTCACGCACCCGGTGCCGGAGGAGCTCTACAACATGGTGTGGAAGTGGAGCAATGCCCCGGTGGTGGCAGCGGCTTCCATCATCTTGATCGTTGCTGGCATAGCTCGTCGGCAGCGAGGCGACGCCGGCTTGCGGTTGGCCATTATCTGGGGCCTGGTTCCCCTGATAGGCCTGTTCATGCTGAGTCAATTCAAGCCCATGTTCCTCGACCGCTATTTGGTATTCTCCGCACCGGGCTTCGCGCTGCTGGTGGCTCTATGCATCCAAGCATCGCGCTTGCCGCAACTGGCGGCCAACCTGACCGGGGCGGCCCTGGTGGTTGCCATGGCCGTCACCTTCAGCCCTTGGAAGAAAGGACTCTACCAGCCTTCACGAGTAGCGGCCCAAGTGGATGCTTGGTGCGGGAGCGATTGCCACGTGGAAGTGGTGCCGCCCTGGTATTGGCTCAACCTGAAGGCCGGGCAGGGCATCGCTGAGCTGCGGCAGGACCAAGCGCACCTTCTGGAAGCGCGCGTCCTGGTGCCCGATCCGGTTCAAGCCAGAGCGCTCGGCCCCTACGTGCTCGTGGACGCCAGCGGGAACGACGAGAGCGCATGGGTGCGCGACGCGCTGCGACAGGCCTATGATACCATGCAATTCGCTGAGCCAGACCATCGGCTCCGGGTGTTCCTTTTCAGCGAGAGTCAGCAAGCCGTGCCGAACTGA